The genomic DNA CCCACAGGCGCCGCTCCACTAGGGCGCGCAGGCTTGAACCGCTGAGTTGATGCCGCGCCGAGGGGGTGGCAGCGGCCGCCACGGCGTAGGTCCGGGCCGCCTGCTGAAGAACGTCGGCGGGCGTGTCGGCCAGTGTGTACAGCGCGCAGGTCAGCAGGAGTTCGATCTCGGTGCGCAGGTAAGGGTCCGTGCCCTGGAAGCTCTCGCGCGCCACCAGCAGGGTGCCGGCCGCCGATTCGGGATCGGCCTGCCGCAGGGCCTCGCGGGCTTCTGCGCAGAGCAGCGCGGCCTGGGCGTCTGGCGTGAGGGCCAGGAGCCGCCGGGCCGATTCCAGGGGACTGACCGCGAGGGTGCCCAGTCCGTGATCGGTCATTAAGCGGTGCAGCAGCAGCAGGGCGTGCCCCGTTTCGGGATGTTCGAACTGTTCCCGCAGCAGCAGCAGCTCCAGGCGGGCCCGGAGGTGCAGCATGCTCCGCTCTTCCCAGTGCCCGAGGTACACCTGCACGCATAGCGCCATCAGTTCGGCGTCGGTTGACGCCGTGTCCTGACGGCTCAGCTGCTGCAGGGCCGATTCACTCCACCGGCGGGCATCGTCCAGGCTGCCCACGTTGCGGGCGACCTGTTCTTCACCGCTGCGGGCGTGCATCGTGATGACCAGGTGCGCGGCGAAGGCGCGAATGAAGGGCCGCTCGCTGACCACGGCCTGCTGGATTTCCTCAAAGGCCTTGGCGTACGCGCCGGTTGCGGCGTACACCCGGGCGAAGCCCAGGTGCACCTCTTCGGGGTCAGCGGCGTCCGGGGTGCGTTGGCCTCGCAGGGAACCGAGGATGCCCAGCGCCTCGGTGTGCTGTCCATGCTGCGACAGGGTGGTGGCCAGCCGCAGCCGCAGTGTGGGGGGCAGGAGCGTTTCCACAGGCACCAGGGTCAGCAGCAGGTCGTCGTTCAGCGTCCCCGCCACGTCGTCCGAGCGGCTGAGCCACTCCACCGCGATCTCGGCCGCCCGGTCGGATTCACGGGCCAGCATGGCGTGCCGCACGGCCAGGACCGGATCGTTGGCCGCGCTGAGGCGGGAGAGCCGGGCGTGCGCGTCGCGAAACTGCTGCTCGTTGTCTTTCAGAATGGCCAGCAGCGCTGCGGCCAGTTCTGGATGGGGCACGTATTGCTCGGTGGTGGGGTCGGTCCGAATGATCGGGAGGTCGGCGGCCAAGGCGTCGCGGACCAACAGGGGGCGCACGTCCAGGGTTCGGGCCTGTTCAGGGGACAGTGGCCACACGGGAATCAAGGCCGCCCGGCACAGCTCCAGCAGCAGGTCCTCATCGATCAGCGCGAGCAGCCGGCGCATGTACCGGCCGGCGCTGAGCCCGCTGCGCACCGCGTGGGCCAGCGCCGGATAGCCGTACGGGTCCGCATGGTCGGCCACGTCGCGCAGTTCGTCAGCCGTGTAGGCCAGTTCACGCTCGGTGATGTCCACCACGGGCATCCCGTAGTGAAGGTCGGCAGGAAACTCATCTGGATGACGAACGCACGCCACGACGTTGACGCGCCGCGTGGGGGCCGTCGCAATCTGCACCAGCACGGCGGCTGCGTTGCTTTCCAACAGGTGGACGTCATCGAGAATCAGCATCAGCCCGTCCAGGCTGGGGTGCGCCATGTCCTGTTGAAGCACCCGGGCGAACTGGGACGGACTCAGGCGCGCCCGGCTGCTGAGCAGACCCGGCAGCTCGAACTGCACGTGGTCGAGTTGCAGGGACTGACTCAGGTGCGTCAGTGCGCCGTGCAGACTGGTGTGCGCGTGGCTGAAGGTGATGCGGTGGGCGCGGGGCACCGTGTCGTAGATGAACGTTGCGAACGCACTCTTGTTGTAACCGGCGGGCGCCACCACGCGGGTCAGGCGGTGCAGTTGAATGTCACGGATGAGGCCACCCCAGCGCGGCGCGCGCGGGTCAGACGATGAGGCAGAGAGCGGCGCGGTGGTCAAAAGTCATCCTTCGTAACAACGCATGCGGGTTGGAGGCAGCGTAGACGGCCCAATCTCACACATTCATAACGGTCAGCTTGGCTGGCGCCGCGCCGAACCCTTCCAACTTAACAAATTGAACTCAGTTCAATGTGCAAATTCGTCGCCATTTCCAAGAAATACGCGCCAGCACGTCGTTTTGGGGTGTTAGCGACTTCTGAAGACCGGCCGCCCACGATACACCTATGCTTCACGACGCCGTCCGCCAACTGCTTTCGGTCACGCCGAACGGCGCGCTGACGGCCCATGAAATCGCCGATCTGTTGGGCGCCTCTGTCCGGCGCATCCGCAGCGTTCTGGGTGACCTGCGCGCCAACAATCTGATTCAGCCTGCTATTCCTGGCGGCTTTCACTTCTGCTTGCCCCACCGGGTGAGCGAATTTATCGCACACACGCGCGCCCGCATTGAAGCGGCGCTGCGCGAAGCCCCCAACGGCATCGGCCATACCCGGCTGATCAAGTCATTGGGCCTGGTCAACGCCGTGGTGAGCGCTGTGCGCGAACAAAGCCCCCGCATCCGGACCTTCGGCACGCGGCGCAAAACCGGGCTGGCCTACATGCTAATTGACGCCCCCACCACGCTGACTCCCCAGCAACTGCGGTTGTTGGAACGGCACACCCGCGTGACGCCGAGCGTCACCCCGGTGAGCGTGGCGGCGCTGCTGGGCATTGGCCAGGCACACGCGGCCAACGCCCTGCACGCCCTGATGCAAAGCGGCAAGTTCAAGGTAGGCCCAATGGCGCACGCCTTCACGGCGGTTTACACGCGCCTGGCGCCGCTGTACCTGGACGCGCCCCGCGCTGCGGTGACCCGCCGGGCGCGCGCGCCGCGTCCCTCCTTCACGGTGCCCCGCAGCGGCGCGCGCCCGGCGCTGGGTCAGTCCCCACGCCGCTGCGCCCGCTTCCCCACTGCACCGCCCCGGAGGACCTATGACGACCGAACCCAAGCCCCCACGCCGCAATCAAACCTCGATGTATGTCAACGTCAATCGCGCCCGCCAGCTGGCCAGCGCCGTGATTGTGCAGGGCAACTCCGCGCTCACCTACGACCTGCCGCTGATCTCCGACGCGCCCGAGCAGGAAGTGCTGATTGCGCTCATTCAGCGGTGCCGCGCCGGCGAACAGATTCATGTCTACAGTTCTCAGTCGGCGGTGGCCGACGCCGTGCGTCAGAATCCCCCGGCTCTCCGGGCCGCTGTGGCGCGCCGGCACGCCAACTTGCAGCACAAGCGCGCGCACGGTGCCAAGGCCGCGCTCTGGCAGCGGGCCCTGCATTTCCAGGTCACCGGTCAGCTCGACGCCCTGAACACCGATCCCAACGTGGTCAATCTGCACGTCAGCTGCTTGACCGACGGCCGGCACGTGTACACCTGCGCCGCGCTGCAGGGCCTGAACACCTTGAAGCTCTACACCCACACAGATACGCACCACGACCTGATTGCCAGTGACCTGGGGGCCGTCGTCTGGGGCCTGAAGCAGGCGCCGTCAGCCAGCCACGTCAACATTCACCTCAGCCATCCGGCGACCGCCAAGCTCCTGATGGAACTGGAGCAGCGTCTGGCGGCGCAGGACCCTTACGCGACAGGCCCTGCCGTGACGGCCATCCGCCAGCAGGTGAGTGACCTCCGACTCCGGCCCCGCATCGAGGCCCTTCCCGCGCCGGGGCAGCCGCTGCCGGCGATCTCCAGCCTGGCCCGGCTTGGGGCCGCCACCCTGCTGTGAACTTTGAACCGCTCCATCTGTTGCAAGACGCAGGTCTGCTGAGTCCCATGCAGGCCGAGGCCATCCACACCTACCTCAGCACCTTCGGTGGCAGCCTCCTCAACGCGATTGCCGTCCAGCCCGACCTGGATGTGCCTGCACTCTGGCAGGAACTGGCGCGCAGTCAGGACCGGCTGTTTATCGGCGCGCTGCGTGACGCCAGCCCACTTGAAGCCCACCTCCTGACCCGGGACATGGCCACGCAGTACCTGGTGCTGGGCCACGTGCTTGAGCTCCAGACCGTGCGCCTGATCACGCCCAATCCTTTTCTCAGCAGCACGTCGCTTCAGCCTCTGCGAGAAGCGCTGCGGAGCAAGGTGCCGGGTGGGGCGTTCACCTTGCCCCGCGTCCGGCTGGAAGTGTGTCCGCCGCAGCTGTGGAAAACGATTTACGACCTGTCGTACCCGGTGACCCCGTACACGCCGCCCCTCTCTGAAGCGGAGGCCGTGGCGCTGGCCAGTTTGACCCCGCGCACCGAGTTCGGCAACCGGAGTCTGGCAGAGCTGCGCCGCTGCCAGGTCGTGACGCCCGAGCAATATGCCGAGGCCTTCGCCCGGCGGCTTGACCTGCCCTATATCCATCCCCACACCTATCCGCTGGAGCGCGATCTGTTCCGCCAGATTCCTCTGCACATGTTCAACGCGACAGGCCAGCTGCCTTATCTGCGCCTGGGGGACCGTCACCTGCTGACCGTGAGCCCCGAGGAACCCAGTCCGCAGGCCGCCGAACTGTATATGCGGGTGCTGGGCTACCAGATCTCCCCCGCCATCGTTAGCACCACCACGTTTGACACCTTGACCCTGGAGGCCACGACCAATGCTGCTGATTGACTTGAATGACCCTGCTGTTCCCCACCTGCTGCGCCAGTCGTATGGCATGGCCCTGCACGACGCGGTCAGCGCTGGACAGGTACCCGGCTTTGCCCGCGGCGAGATTCAGATCGACGGGGTGTCGGTGCCCGCCAGTGTGGCCTTTGAAGGCGCCACCTACACGCAGTGGCGCGCCGATTGGCTGAGCGCCATGCAGACGCTTGAACTGCCCCCAGTGGCCACCATTGAGGCGCTGCAACAGTTGCCGCACCTGACCCCTGGGCTCCTCACCTTTTTGAATCAGCGGCCTGCCCCTGCCCGCAACCGGCCCAGTCGGCCCCGGACGCCCCGGCCCAGCGGCCAGGCGTCGGTACCGGATCAGGAGGCAGGGGCCACCACACCGCCCCCCGCCACCACACCACCCCCCAGTCCAGGGGCCCACCCCAGCCCGGAAGCCAAGGACGGCCCTGCGCTTCAGCGCACCGGCTCGTGACGCTGCTGGACGCCGGTCTGGCCGCGCTGGACCACGGCTGGAGCCTCTGCCCGATTCAGGCCGGAAATCCCCATCGCCCGGCGAGCGACAAAGACCCCCACATGGAGGCGTTGTCGCGCACCGGCTACACCGATCCCCACACCCGCAAGGTGGTGTGGCGCCCGCTGCAGCACACGCCGCCGTCTGAAGCTGTCCTCCGGGCCTGGCTGAAGTGCCCCTATGTGGGCCTCGCGCTGGTAACCGGCGAGCGCAGCGGCGTGGTCACGCTCGACTTCGACGGTGAGGCGGGGCAGCAGCTGGTGGGCACCCTGGGCCTGACGCCACACACCCGCACCCCCAGCGGTGGCTTTCACCTGCGGGTGCCCCATCCCGGCTGGCGGGTGAGCACCCTGGCGAGTAAAAACACCGCGAAATTGCCGCCAGGCCTGGACATTCGGGGCGACGGCGGCCTGGCGGTGCTGCCGCCAACCACCTCCTGCAAGGGCACCTACGAGGCCCTGCGCGATCCGTTTGACCTGATCGACGCGCGGCAACTGCCGCTGGCGCTGCGCGAGGCCGCTGGCCTGACCGCGCCGGTCGTCCGGGTCGCCCCGGCGGTGCCGGTCACGGTGCCCCCAGCCGACCGGTTTCCAGCGGACCGCATTCTCTTTCTCGCCCTGACCAAGCTGGGTGAGGGCGAAGGCCGCAACAACACGGGGTACTGGCTGGCGCGCGCGCTGCACAACAACTTCTATGTGGAAGACGAGATCCTTGCCATTGGCCGGTCGTTTGTGGATCAGACGGGAGAGACCAATGCCAAAGGGCAGCGCGAGCCCTACACGTACGCCGAATTCCAGGCCAGCACGAAGCAGGCCCTGCGCCTGGAGCGTGAACCGTGGCTGCCCACCCGGGACAAGACGACCAGGCCCCAGAGGGTGAAGGTCACCGACGAGTTGCAGGAGGCGTGGCCCAGCCTGGACTGGTCGCAGCGCGCGCGCGCCGCCGGGCTGCTGGCCCGGATGTGGGCCCCAAGGGAGCCACTGGAAAAGACCATGACCTTTTTGCGCTTGTGCGGCGACGTGAACGACGCTGTGCGGGACGCGGTCCGGGAGGGCTACCGGTCCCCTGGCGTGCCCCCCAGTGACGAGGCGCTGCGGCGCGCCCTGCGCCCCACTTGACAGCTCGCCGCGTTTTCTGGCATGAACAAGGTGAGCAGCACTTCGCCTCCACCCAGACAACATGCTGTGGGGGCCGCTGCGAGATCCGCTCCTCAACCCTTCCGCCCGGACACGACTGACGTCCGGGCGGAAGCCTGACGTGAGCCGTGTCCCTTTCGTTCAAAGGAGACACTATGCGTTCGACTGCGTTGCGTACGGCCCTGGGCTCCGCCCGAATCGTTCAAACCGAGCAGGGGGTGTGTGTGTACCTGCCCGGCCGCGTGACGGTGCAGATCGGTGCCGCCGACTGCGACGAGCAAGGCCGGATGCTGGCCACCACCCGCCGCCTGTTCGGGCAAGCGCTGGACCAGGTTCATCTTCACCGGGCGCTGCGCGCCTTTCGCCTCGCGGCGATCTGCCGCACCGTCTTGATTGACGATGAGCACCGGTACTACTACCGGGTGCTGCGCTTTGGCCGCGCGGCGCTGTTCTACCCGGGCCGCGCCGCCCCGCTGGATTTGCGTCAGCAGCGCCGCATGGCCCGGTTTGCCACCCACGATCACACGCGCCGGGTGAACACGATCCATGAGCGGGTCACGCTGACGCCCGAATCGCGCCGCGCCGACGCCCGGTTCATGAAGGCCGCAGGTCGCCGCTTCGTGATGTGCGAGATTCTGCTGCAAGAGCACTTCCCCTTCTAGTTTCACCTCCAACTTCGGCTCCACACCCCAGTTCTGCTGCGGGTGTGGAGCCGTCAGGCTGCCAGCACCCGCAGCGTCTCGAAGGAGAGACGCATGCTCAACGCCTTGATTGCCCGCTTCCGTCCCAACGCCGCCCAAGCCCACCAGCGACTGCTGGAAGCCGCGTGCGCCCTTGGCGTCGAATCGGCCCTGGTCATGGAACTGGCTGCGGCCGCCCACAGCCACTACGGCGACGGGTACTGGCAGTTGCCCCACGTCCGGCGCCTCTTCGTGGCGGAAACGCGTGAGTACCGGAGCGCCGAACGGCGCCTGAAACGAGCCAAAGCTCAGTACGCCCGCGCCCTGGCCCTATGACCACGCCCCCGTGGTCATGGCCGCTGGCTGCTGGTCATGGCCACAGGACTGCTCCTGCACGGAGGACCCTATGACCATGCTTCACGCATCAAGCGCGCCGCTTCCTGCACCTCAACAGCTCCGCAACGGCACACCCCATGAGGTCGTGATCTATGCGGGTACAGCCGTTGAGCAGGTGCTGGCGCCGAGCGGTTTTGTCTTTGGTTCGCAGGACGACTACGGCCTGGTGGCCGAGTTGATGACGCCGGACGGCCCTGTGCCGATCACGGGCATCATCCGCCGCACCCTGCTGTTCGGTCGGCCTGGACCCCGCGTCCGCATCGCCGAGCCCCTTCCCGTTCCTGGCGAAGAGCCTGGCGTGCTGTGGGTCGTCAGTGCCCACACGGCCGCCGCCGCCCCCGAACGGCGCGACTTTCTGACCCCTGGCCAGCCGGTCTACGGCCCCACCGGCCGACAACTGGGCTGTCAGGGGCTGCGCAACCCCCGCATCTAACCGCCTGCGCGCGCCTTTCCCGCCCGACCTTGCGTCCGGCGGTGACCGCCGCGGACCAAGGGACAGCTTCTTCAAGGAGTTGACCTATGAAACAGTTTCAAGGCCCACTGGCCTTCCTCAGCAACATGTACCCGGCCTCCGTTTCGGTGGATTTCGGCGATGGGCAGGTGCTGGTCTTTCCCAGCGCTGAGCATGCCTATCAGGCGTGCAAATGCGCTGACCCAAAGGACCGCGCCCAGTTCCTGACCGGTTCTGCGGCCAGCGCCAAAGCAGCGGGCCGACAGGTCCGGTGTCATGACGACTGGGCGCAGCGCCGCCTGCACGTGATGGGCTACGTGGTGGCCTGGAAATTCCGGGAGCCGGTCTTGGCCCAGCGACTGGTGGACACCGCGCCGGAGCTGATCACGGAGATCAACCCCTGGGGTGACACCTACTGGGGCGTCTGCAACGGTCAGGGCGAGGACCATCTTGGCCGCCTCCTGCGCAAGGTCCGCAGTGACCTGATGGCGCTGGGGTACGTGCCAGCTGAAGCGGGCCCGGCCCCGGAAGCCAGCGGCGAGTGGCAACATTTGGTCGTGGCTGAAGCCGACCTGACCCGGGTGTTGGCCCCGTTTTCGGAGATTTATGCGGTGACGGGGCACCGGCCCAAGGACCTGCCGAACTACAACGCCGAGGCGCTGCGCGCGTATCTGACCGGACAACTGGCCCAGATTTTGCCGCAGCGGCCCGTTGCCCTGATCGTGGGCGGCGCCGCTGGCGTCGATCAAGCCATGCATCAGGCGGCCAACGGCCTCAAGCAGGCCGGCTGGGACATCACGGTCATCACCGC from Deinococcus multiflagellatus includes the following:
- a CDS encoding bifunctional DNA primase/polymerase; the protein is MTLLDAGLAALDHGWSLCPIQAGNPHRPASDKDPHMEALSRTGYTDPHTRKVVWRPLQHTPPSEAVLRAWLKCPYVGLALVTGERSGVVTLDFDGEAGQQLVGTLGLTPHTRTPSGGFHLRVPHPGWRVSTLASKNTAKLPPGLDIRGDGGLAVLPPTTSCKGTYEALRDPFDLIDARQLPLALREAAGLTAPVVRVAPAVPVTVPPADRFPADRILFLALTKLGEGEGRNNTGYWLARALHNNFYVEDEILAIGRSFVDQTGETNAKGQREPYTYAEFQASTKQALRLEREPWLPTRDKTTRPQRVKVTDELQEAWPSLDWSQRARAAGLLARMWAPREPLEKTMTFLRLCGDVNDAVRDAVREGYRSPGVPPSDEALRRALRPT
- a CDS encoding SLOG family protein, which translates into the protein MKQFQGPLAFLSNMYPASVSVDFGDGQVLVFPSAEHAYQACKCADPKDRAQFLTGSAASAKAAGRQVRCHDDWAQRRLHVMGYVVAWKFREPVLAQRLVDTAPELITEINPWGDTYWGVCNGQGEDHLGRLLRKVRSDLMALGYVPAEAGPAPEASGEWQHLVVAEADLTRVLAPFSEIYAVTGHRPKDLPNYNAEALRAYLTGQLAQILPQRPVALIVGGAAGVDQAMHQAANGLKQAGWDITVITAVPFDGQWQRWPDWAQRQYHALVATSDHVVVLGENPGADRKAAVQMLFERDHVMVDHATHLIAMWSGKRAGGTHHTREYARSLNRPVTDVYQGWTHFAEPPLSTPVDLRTYPVKIGDHVVPHHMAARRRKVTLRVVCGEQTVQVRLESLDLSRMIRLEAQQPLLPTLLGAITAGLQSLKADTAVDIDVPVARTLLAQVQPHANRGFLDARGRDIPFRPAWEALWGAMKGRAVSFR